A window of the Streptomyces sp. Ag109_O5-10 genome harbors these coding sequences:
- a CDS encoding heme A synthase, translating to MVPVPKLTPTDLVAALRNPLAFIADRWTPDPRTVRRAALAALVMSVVIVVTGGAVRLTGSGLGCPTWPECTAGSLTPTDALSYHSAIEFTNRMLTYVLCAAVGWAIIAARSQKPFRRSLTRLGWAQFWLVMSNAILGGIVVLVGLNPYTVAAHFLLATALITVAALMWQRTREGDGEPRPLVGKAVQQLVWALVVVTLLLITAGTVVTGAGPHPGDSGDVERIDVSWSGVAELHAVFAWIVVSLTFALWFFLKGVGAPQGPRDRVRDLFLILLGQGVIGYVQYFTHLPTVLVGLHMFGSCLVWIGVLRVLLSLRERAEVTADVPAQAYEAVSASIAGPK from the coding sequence ATGGTGCCCGTGCCAAAGCTGACCCCCACCGACCTCGTAGCGGCGCTGCGCAACCCGCTCGCCTTCATCGCCGACCGCTGGACGCCGGATCCCCGGACCGTCCGGCGGGCGGCTCTCGCCGCGCTCGTCATGTCGGTGGTCATCGTGGTCACCGGCGGCGCCGTGCGGCTCACCGGCTCCGGGCTCGGCTGCCCGACCTGGCCCGAGTGCACCGCCGGCTCGCTGACCCCGACCGACGCGCTGAGCTATCACAGCGCCATCGAGTTCACGAACCGCATGCTGACCTACGTGCTGTGCGCGGCAGTGGGCTGGGCGATCATCGCGGCCCGGTCCCAGAAGCCGTTCCGGCGCAGCCTGACCCGGCTGGGCTGGGCGCAGTTCTGGCTCGTGATGAGCAACGCGATCCTCGGCGGCATCGTGGTCCTCGTCGGCCTCAACCCCTACACCGTCGCCGCGCACTTCCTGCTCGCGACGGCGCTCATCACGGTCGCCGCCCTGATGTGGCAGCGCACCCGTGAGGGCGACGGCGAGCCGCGTCCGCTGGTAGGCAAGGCCGTGCAGCAGCTGGTGTGGGCCCTGGTGGTCGTGACCCTGCTGCTCATCACCGCCGGCACGGTGGTGACCGGCGCGGGACCGCACCCGGGCGACTCCGGTGACGTCGAGCGCATCGACGTCAGCTGGTCCGGAGTCGCCGAACTGCACGCGGTGTTCGCCTGGATCGTGGTGTCGCTGACCTTCGCGCTGTGGTTCTTCCTCAAGGGCGTCGGCGCGCCCCAGGGGCCGCGGGACCGCGTCCGTGACCTGTTCCTGATCCTGCTCGGTCAGGGCGTGATCGGATACGTCCAGTACTTCACCCACCTGCCCACGGTCCTGGTTGGCCTGCACATGTTCGGCTCCTGCCTGGTGTGGATCGGCGTCCTGCGGGTCCTGCTCTCGCTGCGGGAACGCGCCGAGGTCACGGCCGACGTGCCCGCTCAGGCGTACGAAGCCGTGAGCGCGTCGATCGCCGGGCCCAAGTAG